The Cardiocondyla obscurior isolate alpha-2009 linkage group LG05, Cobs3.1, whole genome shotgun sequence genomic sequence GGAACCGGAAACACGATCAGCAAAGGTCGCTTCAACGGTGGAGATAACGGGCCACCGTCGAGCAGCTACGGATCTCCGAATGAACTCGGTGGAGGATTGTCAACTAGTTACAGTCCACCTAACAGAGGCGGAAACAACGGGTATGCGTCTACGAGCtcaaacgaaagaaatttcgCAAGCGGCAGAACTAACGGCGGCTATCCATCTGGAGGTCCGATTGGAAACGGTGATTTCAGGCACGACGATGAAAATTTCGGAggacgaggaggaggaggaagtaACGAGGGTTACAACAGCAACGCGCAAGAAGAAAGTTCCGTAAGtgtctattattaaaattgagtcaagcgcgaattaataattacaagatTTACTTCATTTTCAGGAGCCGGCCAAGTATGAATTTTCCTACAAAGTAAAGGATCAGCGAACCGGTAGCGATTACAGCCACACGGAGACTAGAAACGGCGACCGAGCTCAAGGCGAGTTCAACGTTTTGCTGCCAGACGGTAGGAAACAGATTGTCGAGTACGAGGCTGATCAGGATGGATTTAAACCGCAAATTAGATACGAGGGCGAAGCGAATGCCGGCGGGGGATACGGCTCCGGCGGACCGAGTGATAACAACAACGGCTATTCTTCTGGCCGGCCAGGTAGCGAAGGCGGCTTCGTGAATAACTCAGGATTTAATGGAGGCGGCAGTAACGCTGGTTATTCAAATGGCGGTCCAGAAAAGTCCGATGGATTTAACAGCGGAGGCGGTTATCAATCGGGGAGACCAGGtgcgataaaattgcaatcttttttttttttttttaatcgacatGACGCAAacgacgtgaaaaaaaattgtgaaaaatctcaagtttaattcttttataaatatttgagtattttatatctagaatttttttattagggaattaaattttttatttgtggaTTCTTTGATTgagaaatttatcttttacagcAGGACAGTCTTTTGGCCGAGATAACAATAACGGTTTGAGCGGTGACACCGGCGGTTACTTTTCTAATCCTCCTAGCAATAATATCGGCAACGACAACGAAGGCAACAGGCAAGACGGTGGTCACAGTGGATATCAATATTAAAGAGCATATAGTTTAATAGatttagatataatttttaataattttgcgaagAAGTGAAGAATCTCGAATGAAAAACTCGTACCTTATTATCCAATATaactgtaatttatatttttagtgtAAAGTtcacgaattaatatttattactaatttatcCCGCGTAGTGCAAGTCTTTTCCTTCATTTAGATTTATGCCAACTATTAattgagcaaaaaaaaaatgtataaaaaataaacatatgtAACCGATATATGAGTTCTTTCTTTATTACCTCAAAAGATCCATTTCGATATAGATATTagacttttcttcttttaaaaattaaatgtacgtgaaaattacgtaaaagtCGGAAAATTAATACGAACGACGTCAGGACCAGACTTTTAACCGTTAGACGAAATTAGGCATTGTACGTGCATGCAGCTGCGTAGAATAATTCCGTTTTCTTATACGCCGAACTAATTTCACACTTCCGCGGCGTGCTCGGGGAAGCGCGACCTTAAGGGTCGCACGACGCGCTCGTACGACAAAGATTAACACGGCCGATGTGTACAATTACGTAGCTCCGTATCCGGCTTGCGTTATATCTCGTGCGACCCGTTTGCTCGACCGCCGACAGGAAGCCAAAGTCGGCCCGGTCCGCCACCACGTGTGAATCTCCGGGCATTAAAACTCCGCGAGTCGCTGCAAATCCCTGTGAAGCTGGCATTTCATATTTTCAAACgggggttctttttttcttttttttttttaacttaaattaccggagctttttataaaattataaaagactAAACACTTGCGCGTGCACACGAAACTGTGAGAAAATTTGTTGATTTTTGATAACCAAGTGTGCCAGCTTCCACAGTGGATTCTTTAACGACCGCGGTAAAAAGCGACGCGGCAACTACCTCGGATTCCGTTGTTTTACCGGATTAACTCGCCGAGGTGTGAAACTCGACTTGAGCcggaaaaataatctttcgaAGGAATCGCCCAAAAATCCTGCATCGAATaccgaaagaaagagagagagaaagagaaatatttaattcaaatttttactcgaataaaaaaaatgtaaaacagaaaaaattaaactttgacgtacaaaagagaaaattgtATCAAGCTGATTCAAGGCACCAAAAGTAGCGCAACGGCCGATAGCTGCGAGAGAAATGTCCGCGTGTATTATCTCGCAACCACTCACataaattttgttcttttcaaagataaaatatcattGTTCTCCCCGCTCTCCCTCCTCTTACATCCCGGGTGTTGCGTAAGTGTTACGCGGGACAATTGTCCGTCTCAGTTAGGCGGACGTTTTCGAGACGCGGCGTGAAATTCTCGCGCGTTCGCGCGGGACGCATCGgcaatatttcataattagtTGCAATTCAATTTGTATGGCGGCGATACGCGTAGACGCGTGCAAACGCGCATAAATATAGCCGGCGCAACCAGGAACAAGAGAAACAGGTTCCAGCCGCGATACCGTAGATCCTTAAGGCATCATCGAGCGGAGTAGTGAGCCAGCTGCGCCCGGGATTTTACTGTAAATGTCAACCCGAGGCACGCGAAACGTCCCTCCGATTTAAAGGAAAGTCGTTCCGCGAGCCGAGCCGTATAATAAAGCCGTTGCGCGATTGCCGGGGGATGAGTAGACGCGGAGAGGGTGTTCATTCAACGACCGTAAGGACAGGCCTATAAAGAGCTCTTCTGCGATCTCGTTCTCGCACGAGGATGGCGGAGAAGCCCGGGTTAAAAGTCCCTCGCCAACTTTCGGAGCACGGATTGCCCAATCGTAGAAAAAAGTCAATAGGCTCGCGCTAAAGGCGGAATAAGAACCGAAAGAGCGATCGTCGTCGGCCTTTTTTTGCACGATTAAGCGAATCGACTCGAGGGACGTTCTGTTTGAAACTCGATCGGACCGCCGGGTGATCGCGATGGGCAATTCTAATTGACGAAACCCAAGGATCCTCGAGTGTGCTCCGCACTTTCCAAACTTTCCTAACGCGACGGACgtgtttttaatttcgaaaggCGAAAAAGATATTGTTATACGCGTTACGGCGTGCGACGTAGCACCGTTACGCTTAAACAGAGATACTTGCCGGGCGCATTAGAAAGTTGCGGACTTAATGAAAGTACGTGGAGCCGGAGCGTCGTTAATTACCGCTCCTCAGCGTGTGTGAAGTGGCCTAACGTTCACGAGGACGCTAAACGCCGCCCTCGCCGTCTAAGGATCAgtctaattattttacggcACGGATGCGAAAATCGCCAGATCATCGTTAGACAATTTCGCGCCTATTCCTGCTCTTCCTGTTAGTCGAGTTCTAAATGTCCCGCGTCTTTAACACGTAGCTGTTCACGCGACCCGACGATATTCTGCAtatttcgattaataaaaattaaaaaattacaaatgtaataaaacaaatattttacgttcttaattaattactccTGGTAATGTGactgattaaaatataaaataaaatgttggcTGAAAAAAATTGCCGAGCAACAAGTAATCTCGTCTAGTCTCTAAACAAGTCCCGGAATGACTCTGTCCGATAAAGCATGCTCGCACGTCGGCGTAGCGTTTCGCGACGAGGCGTCTTGTTACCGGGCGCACTTAGGCGTCTTCGGCCATATTCGGCGATGGGTCCAGGCACCTTTACGACCCAGGTAGGACCCGCCGGTAACCCCCGGGGCCCGTTCGCGTCCCTCCCCCGTTCCCTCGCAAGAGGTTTTTGCGGCCGGTCCGGTTCTCGGCGTCACCGACCTACCGGAACGCGTCGCGCCGGCCTGGAGGGCCCAGGTACGAAAAGACGGAGGGCACACGGAAATTCCACGACGATCCTCACCGGCGCTTCCCTTTTTGCATCTCCGCGCGGAGCGCCGGCGAGCGCAAGGACGCAGAAGTGAGAACCTAAGATTCACCTGTCTCGCGAGATGAATCTCTCGGCGATCCGAGCAGCCCGGAACAGTTGTTctcatattatattataaaaaaaaaattatacagtttaaatatattttttttttcgctcgttATTCCTCCGGATCTCGGAAAACTCTATTTCAAGTGCCTATAGTAATAACACGCGGTATCTCGTTGCGGATGCTGGGACGAGCGCGCGTGGAAAGGGACGCGCTCGGAAAAAGAGCGACTTCCTCCTTAGCAACAGTCGAAAGTAGAAAATCATGCTACTAAATTTAGATTAAAAGTGGACGCGGACGTTGAAGGGAGTACTCGTCGTAGGTAGAATCACCTCCGAAGTATCGGCGCGCGCGTTTTATTCCAGGTACCGATTCTCGTCCGCATATCCGAGGGGATTCGCGGAGCGAATTTACTCGCACGGCGCGGCAAGTCGCGGGGAATTTATCGTGAGGGATCCCTGCGAACGGGTCTTAAACCGGGTGACTCCACGCAGGACAACgtatcgaaagaaaaatccaaAAATATCTTCGGGGCTCCGATCCCacgcgagagagaagagagatcACGGCGTCGCCGttcggagagagaaagagagagacgttAAGAGGATGGCCCCTCCATTCGCGGAGAGCAAACCCCACCACGCGTTTCGAAGGTGGAGGGCGGCAAGGAGAGTGGAGGCGAGtgcgagagaacgaaggagAGATCTgcggagagcgagagagaggagagaccGGCGCTGATCCGAAAACTCGGCGGCGGGGCCAGTTTCTCGTAGCTGCTCGCGCGACGGCAGCCTGCGGCGGCATCGTGCCCGCCGCGTATCTCTTCCCTTCAGTATGAAGCCGACGACCGTGCCAGTTGTAGCGGCTGCACCTGCCGCGTCGTCCTCGAATACGCGCCGTGTACTCCGCCGCGCCCGCGCCCGCGCTCGAGACCCGCGTCCCCGTGTCTCCCGATTGTGAGCAGCGTCCCGAGAGGATCCCCGCGGCAAGCGGATCGATCGCGTCCCGCGACTCCTGCGGCCGAAGGAGGGACCGCGGACCTTCGTTCAtttgttcgttcgttcgttcgttcttcatttgttcgttcgttcgttcttCATTTGTTCGCCGACGCCGAGGGAACGCCGAGAGATCGTCGGAGGCGCGTGTGCCTTCGTGCACGTGTCGCATCAAGGACCAGATAATCGTGCGCGCGGCTGTGGACCGCGATGCTCGTTTCTTTCCCGGACTAAAAGTGAAAACCCGTTCTTCCCGTCGCTGACGATATCAGACGTTGCGATAACCTTGGTAATTAGCCCGGCACCGGCAGCTGCTGCGCGGCAAGGTGAGTGCCCGATTTCAACCTCGAGGGTCATTAAATCGTAAGACCTCGCGACCCGTCTCTCCTCGAATTCGGACTTTTCCAGATTACGCGACTCGATGACGCTCGATAGGCTCTCGAGTGGCCGAGATTCATTGCGAAAGACTCTTTCGGCGGGTTTCGCTTTTTAATTAGCACGAATTtaagcataaaatttttactagAAAGTCTTTTGTTGCGATTgttcgcgattttaatttttttttttttttcgaaaaccCGAGAAATTAAGATACCACTTTCCGGCGGCGAACAGATCTCATCGAACGCTCCACATCGTGATGCAACACGTCATTGCGCAACGAAATATGATTCGAGGCGGAAACACGTAGACATATAATTTCGCGGAATGCCGAAAGTAAGGTGCACGCTGCAAAGTAAAGCAAGAAAGACGCGAGGTGACATAAGATTCATCGTCCCGCTCGATTCTCGCCtgcggaattaattttcgatCGGATGCGCGACGTATCGTCGTGTTTCGACTTAATTGGCATCGGCCGAACGCGGAACTCGTTCCGTCACTTGGGGAGGGTGACCGAAGGATAGTGATTCGTACAAACAACGCGAGGCTCTTCTTTCATcgccggggaaaaaaagaaaggaagaaaaaaagaaagaaaaaaaaaaatcaaaaaaaaggagaaaaagaaacatttgtcTTGGCGCTTCCGCCACGCGGTCGACAATAACGCGGCGATAATAGCGAGTTAATAACGGCGAGGCCGCGCGCGGAGGTCTTCGTTAATGCTAGTCGACGAGAGGCGCTCTTTTGAGAGGCTGAGAACCCGGATGATTTACCGCGTCGTCTCGTCACGACGGGACCGTCCCCGGCGATTTATTCGGAGGTCGACGGTCTCCTTTTCCGCACGAATCGACGCGCGGCCTGCCGCGACCTCGACCTCGGGGAAATAACGCGGAATTACCATCCCGAACCGGCTAGAGATAATGTAACGCGGTGCCTCGAGGTCGTGCGAGAGAGACGGTCGCAACAGTTCTCGCTAATGTGTTGCATTAATCGCGAAACTGTTTCCTACCCCTTGCCCTGCCTCCCGCAACACGTTTTGCTGGATCTAAAAGCCTTTAGGTGTGAAATTTTCGCAGCTCTGAAGCGCAGAATTCGATTACAACTCTAGGTTACAttcgtcaattttttatatctatagttttttttttttttttttacgatggTTTCTTACACGTcgacaatttttttagtagtttttagaattttaaattgataaaaaatcgtGTGTTTATGaataggaaattaaattatcttcaCCCTCGACTGATTCGCGAAATTTGGTGACGCGGTTTTTCCATCTCGGCAATCCGTGTTACACGCGCCGCAATTAAAGTGGCAACTTGTCTTCGGGGACACGGTGACGGTGTTATCCGGGGGATAAACAGCCGCGGAACGCAGTCATTAACTGTCGACACAATGCCGGGCAATTAAACTGGTTCCACGTGTCTTCGCTCGCGAGAGACTTGTCCGATCTAATTTTCATGGCGATCTACTTGATTATTCCGGTTTTCGGGCCGCGTTCGCCGATCGAGGGGCTTTTGCACGGCGCAAACGGCGTTTTCTATCGATTACCCTGACGACATGAAAGGCCCGCGTAAAGGACATCGCGGGGAGCAACGTTACGAGGAAAGGTCGCTTTTAAAAGGTTGTCTGGCTTTCACGATAATGAACAGGAGTGAATAGCGACTGAGATTAGCGAGACATTGAAGTACGCCCGATTTTGTTCGCGCCGCTATTCAGCGTTTTGAACTTCGCGACCCGGTGGAAAAGCCGCAGCGCTCACGTGGGCTTCGGTAAAATCGCTCGTATGGGAACGATAAAAGTGGCACACCAGGGGCAGGTGAAAAACGCGTAAACGCCGCACCTGTACGTATAAACGGCGGCATTCAATGTAGTATTAATTGAGGCTATTTAGCGCTCATATATTACCACCGTGACACAAATAAATTCCGCGGCGAGAACGGCGAGCGCCGCCGATTCCCGTTTCGGTGATAACAGCTGCGCGAGACGGCTGGCCAAACTCGTTCCTATTATCGTCTAATAATACTCGCCGATTTGTCTACAGGAAACGGGACTAAAACGTAACGAGAAACTGTACGTGAAAATTGCGTAACGCCTGATTCAGGCGAAACGAATACAAATCCGTGTACCGTTTGACGTCTTTCGTGAAAGATTGGCAACGCCAAGACACAACGCACGTGTACGTGTCTTTATCagtcgattaaaaaattttttttttttttttttttttttttctctaataaaCTTGATTAAGATCAGAATGGTGACTAATACGAGAAACTCTAATTGCGCGCGTGTTGGTTCACGTGCAGCGTAAAGAAAAGTATTCAAAGCCGCGTTTCGCAATGCGCGCTTTTCTTACGCACGCGttgtttgaaaaatgaaaaacgtaATTACTTTGCAGcgagtaattatttataaaaaaaaaagaaaagaaaaaaattctaacaaagtaaaaaaaatatctgcgaaattaattagcgtACCGCGCGATATCAGACGCGCGCGAGATACGGCAAACGGGTGCAGGTGTGGAAAACGGGTTATCTTCGCGAGAGGAGTTCGAAAACGATATGCGCGATCGTCCGTGAACGCGGAGTCGATCGTTAAGTAAGTCGACGGCCGGTCGAATCGCCGTAAAGATTAGCGCGCGGCCGCTAAACGCGAACGTGGCGGCGCAAAGAAGATTACGGCTCTCCGAGCACGTCGTTACGCGAGAAGTCTTTCATGCTTGGCTCAAATCGCCATTTAGGTTCCGTTTACGGCGATCCCGCGAGCCCGCGGCCGCAAAATAGACTTCTCCCCGCGTAATACGGCCGCGGGGATTCCGAGGTCGAGAACGAGCCGATTGTCCGAGTTACGCAACCCCGCGAAAGCCC encodes the following:
- the LOC139102825 gene encoding pro-resilin gives rise to the protein METVKMFKISGVTLIMMLAVVWSEPPVNTYLPPRTGTSSANNGRTDLSAQYGPPDFSNRGNVDRNAGATSFGGPGVGNGPSKLYDAPVEGNGNSLGQFRGNGFGGGRPSGSYGVPGGFDENRASGGRPSASYGLPGANGNVGGGFRNAGNENNPSTGYGVPDASNRGGFGNGGRPSTNYGVPGNDRGEFGHGDAGERPSSSYGAPGANGNVNGRPSSSYGAPDGTGNTISKGRFNGGDNGPPSSSYGSPNELGGGLSTSYSPPNRGGNNGYASTSSNERNFASGRTNGGYPSGGPIGNGDFRHDDENFGGRGGGGSNEGYNSNAQEESSEPAKYEFSYKVKDQRTGSDYSHTETRNGDRAQGEFNVLLPDGRKQIVEYEADQDGFKPQIRYEGEANAGGGYGSGGPSDNNNGYSSGRPGSEGGFVNNSGFNGGGSNAGYSNGGPEKSDGFNSGGGYQSGRPAGQSFGRDNNNGLSGDTGGYFSNPPSNNIGNDNEGNRQDGGHSGYQY